ACTTAGCTCGCCAGGCTAACCCATCCCACCCCTCCAAAATGGCAGGTTGGTCTTGGCAAGTCGACCGGGACTTGCCAAGCCTGCCTAGTATgtatacattattaatattagtgtatatatttacaccattacatataaaaataacaaaaggaaaatataattagacaaaaatgtccttactaaaaataggaaaagtcatgataaagactaaaagtgtctgaaaaataatagtctgggatgttaaataacaaaaatgatagtctgagactaaatttggaattgccaccaAATACAAGGGACCTCTGGTGAAATTAACTCTctctacatacatacatatatatatatatatatatatatatatatatatatatatatatatatatatatatatatatatatatatatacacacacatacatacatccatacatacatacatatatatgtatgtatatatgtatgtatgtatgtatatatatatatatgtatgtatgtatgtatgtatgtatgtatatatatattacttatatattgcataacatgtataaaatgaaattgaataacaagtgtcacatattgagtgtatattgtcaaataaaactgtagttgaatcaaaatgatactttagttgtgctgtaatgaaactacagtgtatataaaatgaaactggatATATCATAAAAACATAATTAGTTGGACGAAACATgtgttgtttattttcattaaaggAAATGACACCGTTTTGGACAATGATCCACCGTAAAATTTGTCGGCATTGATTCTTTGAGTTGAAAAAGATTTAGAAAATATAGAATAGATGCTACTAggaatattgattatattatttagttgaATTTTGAATGATACAGATTAATGAGTATAAGACCAATATACCcctacataataatattaacaagtgtaattaaaaaaaattatgatggcAAAATTGTCCTACCAATGGAGCAAAGAAAGTAGAAGATTTtaatgaagaaaacaaaaagggttgtttacttcatttctctgtttttccatttccaattttccatttccattcctccagttttccatttctccagttttctaattttcattccatattcatccaatttttcatttctctaatttagaaggaaagaacaagaaaggaaagGAACAACATACTTGAGTGCATCCCACTGCGCCAAGTACGGTAGACGCACATTTCCTCCCATTCCTCCATTTGAAGAAGTTCAAATAGGATTTCTCCAAAATTATGTATAAAGTTGGAGAATGGAGAGAAGTTAAGCAAttagagaaataattttagtaaagaagttttccatttttcattcTTCCACCCCTCCAATTATCTGTTTTTCTagaaaattcttcatttttccattttgatAAACGACCCCAAAATTTCCCGCTCACCAGATGTGATGTCATTTTGCATGCGCAATAATGGACTTTAGTTCTATTTTCTTATGTTTTACGAGACAccaaattgattatttatttatttctaaatttttgacatatgtttttaatattttaaaattgtattgtaGTTTTGctgataatattaattttttaaattgaattattttagacatatatttgtaaattgtagTGCTACCAATTAAGAGAGGCAAAGTTCTATACAAATCTTAGTAATATGAATTTAGTTATGattaaactttatttatttatttttttcttgttaATTATTTGGTCAATAGTAGTTACATATTTAGTTGCAATTTATTATGCACATATAGACGAATACTCCATTGGGGCATGGAACCTAGTTATGCTTCGAAGGATAAGAGTTTGTTGAACCCCTGCAGAGATAGGTCTGGGAGCCCTAAACGGCAGTGCCCAATTATAAAGACGTTCTACAACTCTGGGCAACAGTGTTCAATGTGTTATGCATGAGGACGAAACTGTGGAAGAGGTTGCAGTTGTGGAACAAAAGAGGCGACGTACTGGTCCTTTGGAGAGCATAGAGCATAGACTACCAGTCTATGGCACCTATGCTTCTTGAGGTATCTCACCCAAAAAACATGTAATTGGCGGGTTCTGGTGGTGGTCAGACCCGCCTGTCACAATGAGTATATTATGTTGGAACTGCCGCGACTTTGGTGATCCGCAGACAATTCGCGAGATCATGGCTATGAACGCCAAGAAGAAACCCAAATTCATCTACTTAATTGAAATGAAAGCAATGAGGGGACATGCGGATGGTGTCCTCTAAAGCTAGATATGACAAAAACATATGGCAAGATGGAATGAAATTTTTTGCGTGAGGTTATGATACTAATGGGTAGTATTGTCAAAGCGGCCCGCCCCGCCCCATAGCGAGCCTAATTTCTGACAGGCTTTTGAGGGCTAGCCTGCggacttttgtttttgtttttgttttttgttttttttttggttttttttatatagtgtTTTGTGTACACGTTGGTCGTAGCCTTTTTGAGGTacaaacaaatacccggagtattccggggttatcgatccacatggaagcggggtattaagcactagttactaattaattcacgagaagctattccaacgctaacaatgggtatttatctaaaattatgaaaacaaaataaatgaagcaaggcaaacggacttttatatacaagagattaagagcgggatttttggttgtcaaagtgttaatcacctagtgccaatctaaagtgaaataaccattcgagttcaacaagtgtggatgattgcaatctaaaagggaaagattactctcgtaattcaaacccaaaataaggtaattggaatactcactctcgtgagctattcacaacgtataagcaagaacaagcaataaatagaatacccactctcgtgggctattcacaattggaatactcactctcgtgagctattcacaataaatcccttaatcaacatgtcctctctcgaggtacaagaatcaagtgcaattgtgggtgctctaattcatagacaaatttagcaatgaaacaagtaattaggatccttaactacaagcatcaagaaattaagccacaattacaacacaagtaataaacccaaatagatatttcattcaagcaattaaagaactaggcacataggttcataaacacttatcaatccaaaaatcccaaaggaaagcttagcctatcatggctaaaataaattcaacaaatatacaataaagctttaaaatagaaaagagaggaagaaattctcccgaatgatgcctccaagctctcttctcttctcttgttgcttcaaatcttcttccttgctctcaCTTTTGgtccaaatccgcagccaagcttattAGGGTTGATAGGaagtgatgcttttatagtgggtggagaatgggggCAAAAATGGCAATTCAAAGAACTGCAAAATCGCAGATCTGCaactctcgccgcggcgagagcgTCACTGCCCAAAATTTGGGATTCTCGCCACGGCGAGAATGaagctcgccgcggcgagaatccgCCTGTGACGAAGCTCCAACTTGCggcctgattttgacccttttcccttttgaatcacactttaatgtcttcataacaattgtagcccttgaagtcttctttccaatggttcaagaatcacctcatttggatactcctagactgagatatggtccaattaccgaggtgtcgccatatttagcaggaattacaactctttgatcttttgaccagttttccttttgatctacactttgatgtcttcataagagttgtagcccttgaagtcttctttccaatggctcaagaatcatctcatttggatattcataggaagagatatggtccgattaccaagatgtcgccatggtagcgggaattacaactctttggctcctttgaattggcttttgctcccaaatagttctaatgcacttctaaacacatcaaaaacatctaaaccaagcattataccatttaaaatatgaaaacaaggaaataagcattggacacaacattttatcacacaattaactataaaacctacataaaaacacaagtaaaataggtacaaatgagagtgtatcacacatacacatgaatatatatatatagggcttGGCCCGCGGGTTGCGGGCCTTAACCGGCCAGACCCGCTCCTTCGCGGACTATCTTTTTTGTAGCCTTAATCCATCACACATCGGGCCGGGTGCGGGTCAGCCCGCGGGcttcggcccactttgacagtactattAATTAGAGGTGTGCAAAATTTGGTaaattttcggttaaccgaccgatccGACAAAGTTCGGTTAACCGTTTTTTAACCGAATTTTTTCGGTTCAGTTAATGGTTAAAggctttttaaaatttcggttaatggttaattcGGTTTGAAACTTCGGTTAACCAaattaaccgaacggttaaccgaaattttaaatgtacatataatatctaatctaatatgtaaaatcgCTATAAATTTGTAGTGTTATTATGGTaatgtttttgtatattttcttatggatttattattatatgtattattttaattggatttattattataggtattatttttagaatttaaaaCTTTAGCTTAAAAAAGTTCGTTTAATCGTTAACTGGccgattaaccgaaaaaaacTTTGGTTCGGTTAATTCAGTAACACAAAGTTTggttcgattaacggttaaaattttaaaaatttcggttaatcgaTTGAACACCCCTAACTAATGAGATTCAATCTTGAGTCCGTCGACCTCATTATGATGTGTGTTACTTCTACTAGGTACAAGGTGTTGGTGAATGGAGACTTCATGGAGTGATGGAGACCATTGTTCCTACCCGAGGTCTAAGACAGGGTGATCCAGTCTCACCATACCTCTTCATTATTTGTGTCCAAGGGCTCTCCTTTTTTATCATACAAGCTGTTCGAAGGTGAAGTTAGTCTGCCTACTATTCTTTAAAGCAACAGAGTTAGAAGCTAGTAAAGTGTAGAGTGTTCTTGATACATATCAACTAATTTCAGGCCAAACAGTAAACTACTCAAAGTCATGCATTATTATTAGCCGTAATACTTCAGACTGTAACGGCTACCCTTGGGGTAAGATTGGCACCAAACATATGAAGATATTTGGGCTTTCCTATCGGAGTTGGCAGAAACAAAAAAGAAGTGTTCTCTTTTGTTGAGTCCCAAATCAGAAAAAATGATAGTTTGGgtttaaatttagactattctTATTCTGGTTGTGTAATAGAGGGGTGTTGTAGTTTGGCTAGGCACTTTGAGTCAATGTCCTACCATTTTATCCGCAGATCAGCGAATGTGTTGACCCATACTCTTGCACACGCAACTAATTCAGAAGCTAGTTCCTTAGACATATTACGATTCCTACATGTATTCAATACCTTTTCCCGATTACTTAATATATTAGTCatgttttgatttaaaaaaaaaaaaaatagacgaTCACTAAGAAATATTGTTGATCACATTTAATTAGACACATAGTTTTAGTGAATGAATatcttctataataaaaaagcCAGAAGAACCGCATTAAATGCAGTTCCCGCCCATGAACAAACGGCGTAGTTTTGGATATAGAAACAGTATAAGCGGGAATGGCGAAACAGTGCAGTTTTGGAAATAACAACGTTATTAAAGGACATCTTCTAATATAATACATCTTCAGAaaggaaacataattaattcaaatactaGGCTTTGTGGGGCACACGTCTGTAAACAAAATCATTCCCTTTTCATCGGAAAGGGAATCGTTGCCGACGGTTCAACATCCCAGGTATGCATTCACCGGGAAGGCCAAAACGTCCATTAAAACGCAGACATATATATTACAGGTTAGTGAACCATCACGAATAAATGCAATATACAAACggcaaatcaaatcaaattcaagGTGATATCCTATTTGCATTAGAACTTCAGGAAcatggggatgtattgtctGTTGAATGAGTTGACGACGTTTAAGAGGAGGAGTGCTGTCAAGGTTCGAGTGGTTAGATCCTACACTGTAATGGAAAGGAGGGGCTCATCCGAGATCAAGAGTAAAGAGCTGGTTCTGCACGACGAAGAGGTATCTTTCATCTTCCAATTTTCTGCAAAAACGTAATTATTTAGTATTTTGATCgtatcataattttatttttatatatttgttaacTGTTGCTATGTACAGGCAACTGTAATACATGCCTGTATACCAAAGGATGTTCTACCAAAATTCCCCGAAAGGTTTTTAGAAGGGAGTGTCTATTGTTTCAAAAACTTTTATGTTGTTGCAAATTGGCATACGTACAAGACTAGCATGCACGAGTTCATGCTGCAGTTCAATCATGAGACTATCATGAAAGAATCTAGGTCTGAAAATTTCCCTTACCACATGTACAGACCCATACCCTTCCATACTTTGAAAAGTAATCCAGCAATAGATGTCAAGCAATTGATTGGTAAGATCCTTTAGCTCTAAATATGCAGTTCTGTTTACCAATACTGTTTTAGACTATCTCTAAATACTTCATGTCAATATAGTTCATTTTTTCTGACTGTCTGCTGTTTTAGCCCTAAATATGCAGTTCTATTTACCAATACTGTTTTAGACTATCTCTAAATACTTCATGTCAATATAGTTCATTTTTTCTTACTGtctgctgtttttttttttttttactttttgttagATGTAATTGGCCGTATTGTTGAAATACGTGCTCCCCAAGAGAAAACAATCTCTGGTCACAGTACTGTTCTAATCGACTTTGTTCTGGAAGATGCTATGTAAGTCAAAATACTCATAGCCCTTGATTTCATTACTATTTCATTTAAACTAacaatatgttaactgtatTCAACTAGGGGTAATCGTTTGAACTGTACCTTTTGGGATGACCATGTAGCCAAACTGGAACCACTCTGCCGATCTGCTTCGAAGGACCCTGTGGTTGTGTTGATCCAATTCTGTAGAATCAAAGTGTAACATGACTTGGAAAAATGGAGTTCTAAGGTATAAACTTAGGCTTAGGGCTGTTGACATGAAGGGTACTGCTGCCTTTATTTTGTGGGATAGAGAGTGCATGGAACTAATAGGAACATCTGCCACTGACTTATACGAGAGGAATAAGAATGTAAGTATCCTTaaatttctttttccattttataatattttccttaattataaagAATTTTCTAATTAATCTTCTAATACAGTTAatgtttttatttgtaaaatacaGACTGCAGGTCCCATAAAGGAAATCACAGGATTAGTTGGCAAGATAATGTTATTTAGAATTTCTGCAAATACAGACCAATTTATCAATCGGTCGTATGCCTTTCCAGTTTTAAGGATTAACAATGACAGCAAGTTCGTTGAACAGTATTGCAAGGAGCTGTTTGCTGCTCATGACAAGGAAGTTAACTCTACGGTACAATTAAGTGATGGTGACGATGAATTCCTACAGGTAAACGAagcttcattttttttctaatgaaTTAATAGAAACAAATGAATACCTGAGAATATTTACCCGTGTTTATACATTTTCAGGGATTTGACAGTGATGAAGGAGAGAGCCCGATAGCTATGCTGCCACCTATGAAGAATGCTGAAGCCTCTGATGGAGCCGTCAAGAGATGCCTGCTGGATCAGTTCTCTTCCTCCAAGGGGTGCAAGAAATTGAAGGACAGTAAACTCAAGATGGAGAAGATTAATTGAAAAGATCTTTTATAATGAACATGGATTGACTATGACTCTGTTAAAAAAACTTGATGTTTTGCTTGCATTTACTTTTTAAGTAGACAATTGGATCTTTTGCTGTTTTTATGTTCTGTTACTGTTTTCTAATTGCTGTGTATTCAACTGCTTGGATGTCACTCTTTACATTTGAATTCAAACTATACTGTATGTTcttttgtggtttttttttttttttttttttgcaggttaGTTGACAACTATGAGTGCTTGAAAGTGATGCAAAGAACACAAAATTAAATGAAGTCCACACAGAAAAGTGAATTGTTACCAGGATGTTCTGCAATAACTCCAGTGCCAGATGCGGTTTCCTAAACCATTGCCACAGCTTCCTCATCTAGAGATTTATGTATAGTTTCACTGCTCCAATTGTAGTAATAGGTATTCATGTAAACTTTTAAGTACTGTAATTGTAGTAAAATAGTGTATTCGTAAATAGTAATAGTTACAAGTTGGAAAGAAAATCCAGTCAGAAAACTGACTTCATAATACAGTGAACACCTTTTCTTCTTTATActacaatatttattttacactttaatttttGGTAATACAGTGTTGCTCAAATAAAGACTGTATTATCACCCATGCTGCTTGACATAATAGTAGACCTTTTCTTCATAAAATGCAACTAAATGGGAAGAAAtggttttataattttataatggtTAATGACATTTACtgttaatcaaaattaaaatgtgaagTCTAACACTTACAATTTGTACTTTGCATCACCATGATAATCACCAATTAAAGTATGTTGATCCCAATTAAGTTGACAGTTATTAATTATGTGATTGTCTGAAATTAAAAGATTTGAGGTTAAAATTTCGAATAATGAGTAGCATAATAGACTAAATGCTTAGAGGATACCAAACAGAGACCCTTACCATTACAATTCTTATGTATTTCTATGGGTATGATTGTATTAAAGCAATGAAGTTTCAAGCTATAAGTGATGATGAGAAGAACAGTACTTATGGGTATAACTATCAGTTATGcatttcaaataatgtattctttaaatatacTTAACGTGTGAGACCCTTAAGACAAGAAATCTTATAATTAGTTAAATAGTAACACTCTcaactttaaataaaaaaagtttttgACACAGTACAATACTTAGGTGCAAAATGCAATATTTCATAACATATTAGCAAGTATATAACCATACTTAAGTCTAAATATACAACTCAGAGTACATATTCAATTTCCTAAGTTGTTTCAAGCCAATGCAGCTTGCAGTTCATCGTAGGCAACTGccaaatatattttgaatattgcATCAGAATGA
This portion of the Ipomoea triloba cultivar NCNSP0323 chromosome 5, ASM357664v1 genome encodes:
- the LOC116020376 gene encoding uncharacterized protein LOC116020376, with the protein product MGMYCLLNELTTFKRRSAVKVRVVRSYTVMERRGSSEIKSKELVLHDEEATVIHACIPKDVLPKFPERFLEGSVYCFKNFYVVANWHTYKTSMHEFMLQFNHETIMKESRSENFPYHMYRPIPFHTLKSNPAIDVKQLIDVIGRIVEIRAPQEKTISGHSTVLIDFVLEDAMGNRLNCTFWDDHVAKLEPLCRSASKDPVVVLIQFCRIKV
- the LOC116021126 gene encoding uncharacterized protein LOC116021126; its protein translation is MKGTAAFILWDRECMELIGTSATDLYERNKNTAGPIKEITGLVGKIMLFRISANTDQFINRSYAFPVLRINNDSKFVEQYCKELFAAHDKEVNSTVQLSDGDDEFLQGFDSDEGESPIAMLPPMKNAEASDGAVKRCLLDQFSSSKGCKKLKDSKLKMEKIN